The following are from one region of the Penaeus chinensis breed Huanghai No. 1 chromosome 32, ASM1920278v2, whole genome shotgun sequence genome:
- the LOC125042462 gene encoding formin-like protein 5, translating into MEKGHEVYILQESRQFTGVGRPTSLLPPNTTRRRRLTTTRHNRTRVFSSDLPAFGKGSAPTVFGRSPQEPKRSSTKHKSLSELLLQEETVARHERKSPITFAPPVYKPGPAVVKFAPDLGDLRKAGLVGQLDMKKVTKGKTIEDGEISERIQKQGRKRNSETETKIPDYVSSTTFKPKFVYKDVGTQNKKISTFDGVSEEMALYVETAHSPTYSLLPQALRKHRLRQYNLSSQGRDPATGIDTASLRRQQFLSQRLSPTASSFIPPATPLSDRSVVPRGNWQSPRPLVIVATPRPTLTPKTYILDSTTPKPRSSTRLLKTLNVRARERIDLPFSSPASSPFYEAAGLSPPPFSSFPTPPPSDNPPQPRPPPTPPNSTPLRVYDAPRFAHSLRAPFVPAITPVPLFPTGSPLPLTPTGAPLPLVPTSIPVRRPLPVVPTRTPIPSPVSPGLVYERPVYASTPLPPRRPTFYESVGGIPGVPGTPHKDFPMYATIPDTTFSCNDRITGYYADTEARCQKITPNWPNTSAL; encoded by the exons ATGGAAAAGGGGCACGAGGTGTACATCCTGCAAGAGTCCCGTCAGTTCACCGGCGTCGGACGGCCGACGTCCCTCCTCCCGCCGAACACGACCAGACGCAGGAGACTCACGACGACACGCCACAACAGGACGCGGGTCTTTTCATCGGACCTCCCCGCCTTCGGCAAGGGCAGCGCGCCCACAGTATTTGGCAGGAGTCCACAGGAACCAAAGAGATCCTCCACCAAGCACAAGTCGCTGAGTGAGCTGCTCCTGCAGGAGGAAACGGTGGCGAGACACGAGAGGAAGAGCCCCATCACCTTCGCCCCGCCTGTGTACAAGCCGGGTCCCGCCGTCGTTAAGTTCGCGCCGGACCTCGGTGACCTCAGGAAAGCGGGCCTCGTCGGGCAGCTCGATATGAAGAAAGTGACTAAGGGAAAAACGATTGAAGACGGAGAAATCAGCGAGAGAATACAGaaacagggaagaaaaagaaattcagaGACCGAAACGAAAATTCCAGATTACGTATCTAGCACGACATTTAAACCCAAGTTCGTATACAAAGACGTCGGGACACAGAACAAGAAAATTTCGACCTTCGACGGAGTTTCTGAAGAAATGGCTCTCTACGTGGAGACTGCGCACAGTCCGACGTACTCCCTCTTGCCGCAGGCCTTGCGCAAGCATCGGCTCAGACAGTACAACCTCTCGTCGCAAGGGCGCGATCCGGCCACCGGTATCGACACCGCCTCCCTTCGCCGACAGCAGTTCCTCAGCCAACGTCTCTCGCCGACTGCGTCGTCGTTCATCCCTCCCGCGACGCCCCTCTCGGACCGAAGCGTCGTACCTCGAGGTAACTGGCAGTCCCCTCGGCCGCTCGTGATTGTGGCGACGCCTCGGCCTACCCTCACGCCCAAGACGTATATACTAGATTCGACGACGCCGAAGCCGCGCTCGTCGACGCGGCTCTTGAAAACCCTCAACGTGCGGGCGCGTGAAAGAATCGACCTGCCGTTTTCCTCTCCCGCGTCTTCACCTTTCTACGAGGCTGCGGGgctctctccgccgcccttcTCGTCTTTTCCCACTCCGCCTCCTTCCGATAA TCCTCCCCAACCACGACCCCCGCCGACGCCCCCTAACAGCACGCCCCTGCGGGTATACGACGCCCCACGCTTTGCCCACTCCCTCCGCGCCCCTTTCGTGCCCGCAATCACACCtgtcccccttttccccactGGCTCACCTCTGCCCCTCACCCCCACGGGCGCACCTCTGCCCCTCGTCCCTACTAGCATACCTGTCCGCCGCCCTTTGCCTGTCGTCCCCACCCGTACACCTATTCCTTCGCCTGTGTCACCTGGGCTTGTGTACGAGAGGCCCGTCTACGCGTCCACGCCGCTACCGCCGAGGCGACCTACTTTCTATGAG AGTGTCGGAGGGATCCCTGGAGTTCCCGGGACGCCCCACAAGGACTTCCCGATGTACGCGACCATCCCCGACACCACATTCTCGTGTAATGACCGCATCACCGGGTACTACGCGGATACTGAGGCGCGGTGCCAG AAAATCACGCCAAACTGGCCAAATACATCTGCACTATGA